The following nucleotide sequence is from Scleropages formosus chromosome 4, fSclFor1.1, whole genome shotgun sequence.
AGAACTGAGCAGGGCAATGGACGATGGCGCGGGGAGCGCAAGAGCGTGCGATGGTTCCAGATCATTGTTCTGCCTAAAAAAATAAGTCTTTCGTACACATTTTTTCCCCGTTTTTGTTACTCAAGTCCATTTCCCTCAAAATCAATTTCCAATTCTTCCTTGGCTTTCACGAGGAAGTCAAACCAGCCTTTTTGTCCAGATACTCTACTGATAAGAACATCAGGATACCAAACGGAGACGCACGTTGCTTTGTCTGCTGACCGACGCCTCATAGTGCTGGCTGACTGACTAAATTCTGGCTTGGCAGATATCAGTGTGGACCACCCTGATGAGAAGTCCATCATCACGTACGTGGTCACCTACTACCACTATTTCTCCAAGATGAAGGCACTGAAAGTGGAGGGAAAGCGTATTGGGAAGGTGAGGAGAAGTACAAGGAAGCCCAGAGTGGACTTGACTGCTATGAATGGGATGCGTGGTTGAGGAAGGTCTGTCAGCACCACTCTATGGCAAATGTCCTCCCTGAAAAAGTCCTGGTTACAGCACCCTAGTCATGAACGGCATGTTCTAgacattgtttacatttgttgGGGTAGCAACTTTGACATTAAACTATTACTGACCTTTGTTTGTGTGGCTATTTGTTGCAACCAGGTGCTGGACAATGCAATTGAGACGGAGAAGATGATCGAGAAGTACGAGTCGCTGGCTTCCGATCTGCTCGAGTGGATTGAGCAAACCATTATCATCCTAAACAACCGCAAGTTCGCCAACTCGCTTGTGGgagtgcagcagcagctgcaggcttTCAACACGTACCGAACCGTGGAGAAGCCCCCCAAGTGAGTGTTCCCAACCACTGTGGCCAACCCTACGCATGTAGGCCTCACCAGCCAGCAGCTGAGGGGCTCCATCCTGGTTGCAAACCAACTGAAATAGCTTCACGTTACTTGTCCCCTTAGCAGAGGCTGTCATCCACAGTAACGTTTCTACCATTTTTATGCTTGAACTTCCACTCCTCAGTTTAAGTCGTTCTCGAGGGAGCTGAAGACTACAACGGACAGGATTAAAACTTGCAACACTTCGCATCCAAAGTCAAACGTTTTGCTCATGCTTCACAATGAGGGGGAATATGGGTGACTCAGTTACCCAGCAGAAATGACCTTATGCTGCCACATCCATGCAAACCTCAACCCGTATCTTTGGCTGCATTTCTAAATTTAAAGTCTCACCCCTTGAGTTTTGAGAAATAACACTTGTCCATTACCAGCTTCCATGTTTGGAAAATCAATAGCCAACAAAAGGCCGCTCGGTGTTGAAACACTCAGCCGTTGCCAAGTATAACTGGTTGTTttaccaataaaaaaaatggagtgAAAATCAAGAGCTCTcctcatgtttacatttctcttgGCTTATTTCCCAGGTTCACAGAGAAGGGTAACCTGGAGGTCCTTCTCTTCACCATTCAGAGCAAGATGAGGGCCAACAACCAGAAGGTCTACATGCCTCGGGAGGGCAAGCTCATCTCCGATATCAACAAGGTGACTGGTCCCTCAAAGGGTCACTCGTCTCCTGTGTTCTTAGAGGACCGAACCACATCGTGATTTATGGGattggtgtgcgtgtgtgtgtgtgtgttttggagaggACGGGAACTCTCGATGAGATTAAGATGCTTTCATTGCCACTGAGCAGATGAAGCTGTTGAAAAGCTGCAAACTGATGGGATGTGTTGGAAAGCACGCTGCAAGCAGCCACATTTGGTGCCGATCTCAGTGGAGCAGGGAGCTTTGGAGGACATTTGGGGAAGCTGAATGTTTAATTTCCATGAATGTTTTATGACCGTGACCTGGCCTGCTAAAACATAAACCCTTCAGCTCTCCGTAACGACACTTCGACACGCTGAGCCGAACCGAAACGGCCGCGATGTGCCGGAGCCGTTCTGATTGCGCTGAACTCGTTCAGTGGGTCAGCGCTGGTTATGGCCGAGTGGCGCCGAGCGCTGAGGTAACCCAGCTCGGCGGGGTGGTGTTctgagcgttttttttttttttttttgctccacgCCAGGCCTGGGAGCGACTGGAGAAGGCGGAACACGAGCGAGAGCTGGCCCTGCGTACTGAGCTGATCCGCcaggagaagctggagcagTTGGCTCGCCGCTTTGACCGCAAGGCAGCCATGAGGGAGACCTGGCTGAGCGAGAACCAGCGCCTGGTGTCACAGGTATGAGAGTACGGAGCGCGGCACAGCGACGACGCACATCCCAAGGCCTGGATGCACAACCCTACACTCCAGAAAGACGTACACATAATGTGCGTAAACCTTGCTTGAAGTCGCCCCAACTCGAATTCGCCCATTAAGTGCGGCAACATCATTCACCCTCAATTGTGGGAAggtcaataaatgcaaaaatagtaGCAATAACAATACATGAATATGTTTGGGAAAACACttcagacagagagagaggagtgagagaagaaggaaggaggagaagagagcaggagaaCAGGAGATAGGAAATGAGTAACAAACGAAAAAAGGGGGACGATATAATTCAAAAGTGCTCATTATAAAGAATGCGGCATAAATAGGCATGGAAAGGAAATAGAAAAATAGATAATTTGTTGTCTGTTTAAAGCAAGGCACAAATGTTGCCCTCtacgtttatttgtttatctgacgcttttctccaaagcaacacactgtTAAATCTGTTCGCGACTATTTATCCGGCcgagcaattttactggagcagttttacggcaagtaccttgctcaagggtactacagctgagatttgaacctgtgacctttaggtccaaaggcagcagctctaaccactacactaccagctgtccgccTCTCTACGCAGATGATATATTCTCCTTACAATTATCTGCCCCTTAATACCGCTGTGTAACTTTTCCCGGAGTAAGTTACAAAGCACCGTAGTACACAACCCTGAGCGCCGAAGGAGGCCTTCGCGGTGCTCGAATACACACCGCTACACGCTGACGACCCACCCCCGTACGCGGCGCACTTCCTGGGCACCCACGTTATTTTTCCAGCGTGCTGCCGGCGCACCGCTTGCGATCTGAATACGCGTCAATGTCGTATCCTGGACTGGCTCGGCAAATGCGTATCCTGCCCCCCGAATACCCGTCAGTTCACCTTCACAACTCAAGGTACGCACACGTACTTTGGAGCAGAGGGGTAGTGAACAGTACACCAAtgtcttgttaaaaaaaaaaaaaaagacaatattcTGATAGCTCATGCTGCAGGTTTACGTTAAACACTCCCACGCAGCCCATGAcagtgaattattttaaaacacccCAGAGACCACAGACCTCTCAAAagtgttgttaaaaaaaatctgttgtcaCATACACCCCACGCTTCTGCAGAATTTATGTGGAGCTCATCACTCTACCTCTCTAGGGCCGCGAGGTGCATGTAAAGGTGAAATATGCGAGTGTGCACTTCTCAACTGTTGATTTTACTCCATTGTTAGCCTTGAGAGGTCTGCTGCGGTACACCTGGCCCCCGCTGTTAATGCTCTGCGCTGACCCTCCCCTCCCACACGTTGTCAGGATGTCGAGACTCGCAAGAGGTGCTTAGCGTCCCCTGGTGACCCGATGAAGGAGCAGCTCGTGAAAAAGTGTTTATGCGCTCCTGCGTGGTACCGATGAAAATGACTCGAGTCTTGCTTTAGTTTTTATAGCCGTCGTGTCTTATTGCTGCTGTAATATATACCGGAGCTCTCAAAACTGTTTCGGCCCATATCGGAAGGACAGTTTATTTTATGGACCGAAACGCGCCGACGAGACGATGGCAGATGCCGTCGGTGCGCACGCTCGTGTTTATCCCTCGTTCCCGGCGTTCGTCTAATTGCCGTGTGTTAAAATTCGGTGAAATTTCCACAAGCCCGCCTTTGCACTGTAAGATAGTAACCGTCCCAGGTGCTCTCCAAAtttgacccttttttttttttttttttaaatttttaacttGTTTGTACCCTCACTCCCATTCTCCGTCTCCAGGACAACTTTGGCTTTGACCTTCAGGCGGTAGAAGCAGCGACCAAGAAGCACGAGGCCATCGAGACGGACATCGCGGCCTACGAAGAGCGCGTGCAGGCGGTGGTGGCCGTAGCCCGCGAGCTCGAGGCGGAGAACTACCACGACATCAAGCGTATCACGGCACGCAAGGACAACGTGATCCGCCTGTGGGAGTACCTCCTGGAGCTGCTGCGTGCCCGCCGCCAGAGGCTGGAGCTGAACCTGGGCCTGCAGAAAGTTTTCCAGGAGATGCTCTACATCATGGACTGGATGGACGAGATGAAGGTGAGGACTGTTCCACAGCTTCTTCTTGGGTCGGGTGGAGCAAGGGATTCTTGAGCTCGCTGCACTGGCTTTCTTATGAGCCGGTTTAGTTGATTGACAGCAGATTTACTGCGATCGCCTCATTTCTCGTTGGGGTGTTTAGCTGCACCTATAAAATTTTGATGGTCTCAATGAATATTTCAGCATGACCTTTCCACCTAGTCTTTTTCAAGCTAAACGCTAGGAGTTGTATTCAGTGCCGCTGCAGCTAGACCCAAGGGCATGAGCATTAACTGCCCTGACTATGGGCTGCCTGACATGGTTCTTGACCTTtcgactcccccccccccagatgcTGCTGCTATCCCAGGACTATGGGAAGCACCTGCTAGGAGTAGAGGACCTTCTACAGAAGCATGCCCTGGTGGAGGCTGACATTGGCATCCAGGCTGACCGTGTGAAGAATGTCAACGCCACCGCACAGAAGTTTGCCACTGACACGGAGGGTGAGCACCAGCGACCGCACGAACGTAGAATCAGATTTCTTCCACTAGTTCTGTAGCGCTGGTTTCCCCTCTCACTCCGCGACTCGCCCTCTACAGGCTACAAGCCCTGTGACCCGCAAGTGATCCGGGACCGCGTGGCCCACATGGAGTTCTGCTACCAGGAACTGACACAGCTGGCAGCGGAGCGGCGCGCCCGGCTGGAGGAGTCCAGACGCCTCTGGAAGTTCTTCTGGGAGATGGCGGAGGAGGAGGGCTGGATCCGTGAGAAAGAGCAGATCCTTTCCTCGGAGGACTGCGGCCGGGACCTGACGGCCGTGGTGCGGCTGCTGAGCAAGCACAAGGCCTTCGAGGACGAGATGAGCGGCCGCAGCGGTCACCTGCAGCAGACGGTCCGCGAGGGCGAGGCCATGGTGGCCGCCAACCACTTCGGCGCCGACAAGATCCGCGAACGCGTTGCCGACATCCGGGAGCAGTGGGCCGCCCTGGGCCGGCTCTCGGCGGTGCGCCGGGCTCGTCTGGAAGAGGCGTTGAGCCTACACCAATTCCAAGCCGACGCAGACGACATCGATGCCTGGATGTTGGATGTGCTGCGCATCGTGTCCAGCGTTGATGTTGGCCACGATGAGTTCTCCACCCAGTCGCTGGTCAAGAAACACAAGGACGTGGCAGAAGAGATTGCCAGCTACCGGCCTGTGATCGACGCCCTCCACGAGCAGTCGCGTACCCTGCCCGGGGAACACTCCAGCTCCGAAGAGGTGCGCAACCGCCTCGCAGGGATCGAGGAGCGCTACAAGGAGGTGGCGGAGCTGACGCGCCTACGCAAGCAGGCCCTGCAGGACGCCCTGGCCCTCTACAAGATGTCCAGCGAGGCAGACGCCTGCGAGCTGTGGATCGACGAGAAGGAGCAGTGGCTCAACAGCATGGAGATCCCAGAGAAACTGGAAGACCTTGAGGTCATCCAGCACAGGTGAGTGCCAGCGTAGCTTTGCGGTCTAAAGGCTCCCCGATCGAATGccctctccagctgtactacccttgatcaaggtatttactttgAATTACTAGAGCAAGAATACACTTCtatataaattagtaaatatggGGGAGTCAAACTGTGTGCTTTAgtgaattttaataattattgttgCGGATCCTTTTCGACTTACCCTTGTTGGTGGGACAGTGAAATGTCTGGCACTGTAGGTCACCTTCAACAAAGGCATCATAGGACTAAAGGTTAATGACAGTAGTAAAAGTGCATTAAacgttttttgtgtttttttttttttccacatctgtCCTGCGAAAATAAATTACCTCTCATTAATCTTTTGAAAGCACAGTCAGTCAACATTGTGTCTCGGGCCAAATGTTGGACGGTTTCCACAGTGGGCTGGTCTGTCCTCGTGTCCTTGACCAAGTTCTCCTTTGTCGGCTCGCACTAAGTGGGCTCCAGTGCTGCGGTTCGTGGCCAGGGCGTTCTGTCAATGAGCTTCAGGCACACGGAATAACCAAGGctacccccaccaccacccccaccctttgACAGCCCAACGTCCTTATGGGGAACGTTGAACTCGGCCGTGCCCTTCCCGCAAGCGCCCACCGCCGCCTTTTCGATGCGTGCTGCCGTGCCATTTTGGCAATGGCAGATGTGTTAAAGTGTACAGCGAACGCTCACGAAGGAGCCCGAAGCGAAGAGtccacatctgtgtgtgtgtatttcctttcCCTCAGGTTCGAGAGTCTAGAACCCGAGATGAACAATCAGGCCTCGCGTGTCGCCGTGGTCAATCAGATTGCCAGGCAGCTGGTGCATAGCGGACACCCTGGCGAGAAGGAGATCAAAGCCCAGCAAGACAAGCTTaacaccaggtaaaccttctacGTCATTCTGGGACATCGAGACCACATTCGCCACGCATGATACGGTGATGTGATTGGAATGTACGGCGTCGAGGGAAATTCAAGGTAAACTGTCAAGGTTAACAAATATCGGACTCTCTAAGCCCAACCTCAGGTTGATCAGGTGGTCCGTAGCTGCTCTTTGCTTGGACCTCAACAAGTTCCACAGGCTGGAGAGGCAGAAGGAACCCTTttcgaggctggaggggggtggCAGTTACGCAATGCCTCCCTGAATGTCACCGAAATCGACAGGCTCATTAGTCGCGAGCAACGTTCGGCGGGTTCTCTCATGAAAGCGGCGAGGCGCGCACATTACCTCCAGGGGTTCCTCCGTCGGCTTTTGAAAAGCGCACTCGACGAGCTCCGCGTGCATTGTGCCGCGGCATGTGCGTTTCCACGGCAACCGGTACATCGCCACTTCCTGTTTGTGGAAGGTTAACGGGTTGCAGCTGCCCACCTCGTGAGGCAAAATGACATCTGCGCTCTGTTCTCTTTTTCCTAACGAGATTGAGTCGGATGAGTTGTTATTCTTATTGCATGAATAATTACGCTTCGGTATTGAGTGTGAGGTTTTCCACGCCCTTTGGAATAGTTCAGATCtaaataagacttttttttttttttggtattgaATAAGATCCGTTCACAATGGACAGCCATGTAGAGTTGCCTTGCAATACCACGTTTGACTGTGGCTGTTTCTTGGGGCAGGTGGAGCCAGTTCCGTGACCTGGTGGACCTGAAGAAGGACTCCCTGAACTCTGCCCTGGGTGTGCAGAACTACCACCTGGAGTGCAATGAGACCAAGTCGTGGATCCGCGAGAAGACCAAGGTGATCGAGTCCACCCAGGAGCTGGGCAATGACCTGGCAGGCGTCATGGCACTCCAGCGCAAGCTGACGGGCATGGAGCGCGACCTAGCCGCCATCGAGGACAAGCTGGGCGACCTGCAGAAGGAGGCGGAGCGTCTGGCGGCCGAGCACCCCGACCAGGCCCAGGCCATCATGGGCCGCCTAGCTGAGATCACCGGCGTGTGGGAAGAGATGAAGGCCACGTTGAGGACCCGTGAGGAGTCGCTGGGCGAAGCCAGCAAGCTGCAGCAGTTCCTGCGCGACCTGGACGACTTCCAGTCCTGGCTTTCACGCACGCAGACGGCCATCGCCTCGGAGGACATGCCCAACACGCTGGCGGAGGCCGAAAAGCTGCTCACCCAGCACGAGAACATCAAGAACGAGATCAACAACTATGAAGAAGACTATCAAAAGATGCGCGACATGGGCGAGATGGTGACGCAGGGCCAGACGGACGCCCAGTACATGTTCCTGCGGCAGCGGCTGCAGGCCCTCGATACGGGTTGGAATGAGCTCCACAAGATGTGGGAGAACCGGCAGAGCCTGCTGTCCCAGTCCCACGCGTACCAGCTCTTCCTGAGGGACACCAAGCAGGCCGAGGCCTTCCTCAACAACCAGGTAACGCTGGTGGGACCCCCACTCGTAACGCTAACTAACAGTGCACAATAGGTTAATTGAGATGATGGTTATGGATCGCTAATAATACTCACAGGACATTGAAACACATTAAAGTCTTAGAggttatttcagtttaaatgtgtTCAGCTCCAAGTTTGCTTTTGTAAAGGGTACAGAACTGAGAGGGGTGGGAAGCGGTGAtgcctcacggctcctgggctGTCGAGAGCTGCTCCTTGttcggtctctgtggagttggcatgtttcctctgagtgctctggtttcctcccgcagtccaaagatgtgtttcaggtgaactggtgactgcaACTGGTTTGTGTAGgtttgagtgaatgagtgtgcaTGAAGacactgcaatggactgttgtcccatccagggtgcacccaacctcacaccctctgtttccaggatagtctctggaccaccgcgacctCACACCGAACGGGTAGTTACTGATGATAAATGGGTACAGAACTGAGACTGTACAGCTTGATGTTCTGGGTAAATAACCAAAAAAGCCTTCAGTTTAGCAAATTCTTTGTGTGTCACAAGCTCAGCTTTGGGAGGTCGTGTTGTAGACGTGTCCTTTCGGTAGGCATCCATCACCCTAGACCGTAGTTTGGTCTCATTCTGTCACATTTCTCCCCAGACACATGTAGAAGACCTTCTACATGTGCCTTTCTTTATCAGCACGGCTATAACAGCACACCGTTACGGCGAACATCCTCATCAGGTGTCGTCCTGGTACCGCGGTAGAACCCGACGTCTCGGCACGCGGCCGTCAACTGTTCGTTCCTCCAGAGGTGGAGTCAACGAATTATGCGATGCAGCCACATTTACCCCAGCGGTTTTGTTAGGTATCGTTGGTGCCTTTCCTCAGCAAAGCACGGCCAGCAAAAGTCAGTCAGGGGACAGCGTGGTGTGGCGCGGTTTTGGTTTTGGTTCCTGTCCACTTTGGCGGGTTCACTCATTTCTAGAAATGAATGTGGAAGGATGTGGAATGTGGAACTGGAGGACGCAACGAGCTCCGAATTTAACTGTGGAGATGCTTGGTCGCCTTGGGCCGAGATCTTGCCGACCGCTCTCCTCGGCACGtaatcggtgtgtgtgtgtgtgtgtgtgtgtgtgtgtgtgtgtgtgtgtgagagagagagagaacgagagcTTACACCTCCCTTCCCTTCTCCCTCCCAACCCCAGGAGTATGTGCTCGCCCACACAGAGATGCCCACCACTCTGGAGGCTGCGGAAGCAGCCATCAAGAAGCAGGAGGACTTCATGACCACCATGGACGCTAACGAGGAGAAGATCAACGCCGTGGTGGAGACGGGACGCAGGCTGGTCAGCGACGGCAACATCAACTCGGACCGCATCCAGGAGAAGGTGGACTCCATCGACGACAGGTAGAGTCCCCTTTACGGACCAGTGCTGTTTGTTCTCTACACACCACTTAGGAGACGCTAGATGGTTTCCGAAGTTCTGCAGGAAAGAAGTGGAGCTCAGCTCCACGATGGATAGGCTTCAACGGAGCGACTGTTCTTTGTCACTCAGTATGTGACCCGGTCTTAATTTTATAAACACCTTTAGTCTGCATGTAGTTACTATAATATTTGTTGTCCTTCTCGACTTAATTTTTGAATAAAGATGAAGTACAATTACTTTATCTCCTATGCCTGGGCGATGCAGACCTCAGATGAGGCCCCGCTTACACGGCCTCAGTGAAAAGGCCCTAATCTCCCATCTCTACGTTGTCTCTGTTAATCGGGAGGGATTAGAGTGAGCCCCTCCCCTGCGTCGCATCTCCCTTTATGGGGGGCGGTGCATACAAAGCACCCTGAGATACATCAGCGATGGACGCCTGGCTCTCTGTTctcacagacacaggaagaaccgCGAGGCGGCCAGCGAGCTGCTCATGAGGCTGAAGGACAACCGGGATCTCCAGAAGTTCCTGCAAGACTGCCAGGAGGTAAGCTGTAGCAGAGATCTCATTTGTACAGCGTATGTGTTACTAAACTGCATTACCGTATGAGGAATCGGAAAAGAAACCACCAAAATATCTTGTTCCCTTCGGGAGGGTCCATTATGATTTGTTACTTCATAGTAATAATGTCTGTTGttcttttctgttaaatgtGTCTGAATGAGCACCCACCATTCAGAACCCAGcacgggatttttttttttctttttttttttctttttttaatcatgccCTTTTGCCGGAACACTTAAGTAGTTGCCAAGGTAATCACAGCGGGCAGACTGGTATGAATTTACAAAAGGCGGCAGGAGATTGAGGGAgaaatgggtccaaaagaggtgggttttgagacctttcttgaatgctggaagggattcagcagccctgagggacagagggaattTGTTCCGGCACATCAGGGCCGAAACTGAGAACCGCATTTCAACTTTGCACTCTACTTGAGTGAGAACACCAGGCGGATAGCGATGGGGGAGCAGGCACGGTTGCTAGGGTGTAGAAAATGATCATGTCCTGTAGATGTCATACTTGTGTTAATACCACttgtttatacacacacgcacacagacactaGGGTACAAtgactcactgtgctgccccaagGCTTCGTTAACTGCCCCTCTGGTTCCTGCAGCTGTCCCTCTGGATCAACGAGAAGATGCTCACGGCACAGGACATGTCCTACGACGAGGCGCGCAACCTCCACAGCAAATGGCTAAAGCATCAGGCCTTCATGGCTGAACTGCAGTCCAATAAGGAATGGCTGGACAAGATTGAGAAGGTGAGGTCATGGCCAGTGGCTGGGGCTTGGGAGTGAAAGGGCACCATTTCCTCTATTTTACCCTGTCTGTTTCTAAGCAGTAGGAAGGAACCCTCAGCGCTCCCGCATCAAAAAAAAGGGATGTTGACAAAACCTCAGCTGCTTTCACTGTACTGCggttttgtgcttttaataGCTGTGGATTTGCAGCTGACGTTATACAGTTGAATTAGGctgaaatgagtaaaatgtgCATGAAATCTGTAAGGAGCAGGGTAAACGCAGTTCAGCGGCATTTGTTCTAACTACgctttaatttttctaaaaaaaaattgaggcgGAGACAAAGTGCTGTAGTTACTCGTCGAGCTgctagatggcagtaaagtgcaccgAAACGCTGTAGGACTGAGGCCGCTTTGAAAACCAAAGTGATGGTAATAAGGATGAGTGGCATGAAGGTGGCAAACGTTACGCATTtatctgtcagtcagtcagtcaatagTCAGGGTTCAGCGTTTTCGGAGTAAACGAATTTTTATTTTCGGTCACTTTAATTGAACGAAACGAATTATGAACAGTCCCAGCTATGTTCATAAGTTGAAGAACCCGTGTGCATGTGGTACTTATTTCCCAGCACGTAAAGCTATCGCCTCTGAGCAGCGTGTGCCGTCACGCCCAATCACACTCGTACTCCCAGAGTGAACCCCGTTGATAGATTTGTTAAAAAGCCTCGGTGGACCATGCGGTTCACTGTGCCGTAGAGTCGGCTCCTGGGGGCTGCTGGGAGGTTATAGCCTGGGCCGCGACAACGCGCTTCGCTCGGAATGTTGCGGCCGACGTTACAGCTGGGCTGTTTTTGTACAGCCCCCCGATCTCCGGGGGCTTTCCTGactttgaaaaagtaattgttttCAGCTTTGTCCGCTTTGATAAATGGGCCGTGGTTAATGGTTCAGGAGTTCAACACGAGCGTCTTTCAACCAGTTTTAATTGTGCACGCTAAGACACGAAGTGCAAACGTGACCTGTCAGTCGTGTCTCTGGTCCTGCCGTCCGTGTGCGTGATGGatctcccctccctcccctccacaCCCCCGGGGCTCCGTGCAGGACGGGAAGCAGCTGGTGGCCGAGAAGCCGGAGACGGAGGAGGTGGTGAAGGAGAAGCTGTCGGCCTTGCAGAAAATGTGGGCCGACCTGGAGTCGACGACGCAGACCAAGGCTCAGTGCCTGTTCGACGCCAACAAGGCGGAGCTCTTCACGCAGAGCTGCGCCGACCTCGACAAGTGGCTTGTGGGCTTGGAGAGCCAAATCCAGTCCGACGACTATGGCAAAGACCTGACCAGCGTCAACATCCTGCTCAAGAAGCAGCAGGTGATTTTTACTCGTAACACATTTGATGCACAAAGAGCGAAAAGGGAGCCTACGGCGTCGCAGGTGACATAGCTGCTGGGTTTCGCCGAAGCAGCTGATAATCCGTATTTTTGTcgagggttcaacagcaggctGCCCCAGAGACTTCCGTTTCTGGCTTTTCATAccgatgcctttctccaaggtgaatTAGTGTTCGGTTTGTACTCTAAGCTACTGAccgcgatttacccatttgtacagctgggtaacttttacagTTTCAGGGTGCTGCATTTCCGTTACGTTTCGTCTGTTCATTTAGAAGatttgtttctccaaagcgaggtacaAGTCGGCATAAACGAAAGTGCATTTCGCAGCAGACAGAGCGCTTCCGACACACCGTTTTTGCCAGCACACGTTTCAtgagtagctgcctgtagagCTGGTAGGAAAATCGGGAGAGAAGTGTGTCTAAAAGAGATCTTTAGGGCACTTCTTGAATACTGAAttgaagggattcagcagttctgagggagagagggaggtaccatagcaggagtggggatttgaaccaggctCCCAGCATTAGAGCTCGACCGTTCTGACCACTACACTGCAGTACTTGAAAGTGCAACTCTTGCGCGGACCCAGGTCACGGATGGCCTTGTCACTGCTCTCGGTTCTGACGTCCACCTAGAACGTAGTTTCAGTGAACAGGATCTTTACACCCCTGCTGTTTGCAGTCTCACCATATTCTGCATCACGTTACAAGGATGTATTTACTCTGCTGGATGTGACAGTTTTCGGGCAGCCGCTGCTCCGTCGGTCCCCGGTAGAGGCGGACCGCATGTAGGCCTGTGCGGTTCTTCATCGACTCGGCCCTTTTTGCTGAGCTCGAAACATAAAAGAAACTCTTGAGCTGGAAGAAAAGTCACACTGGATGCTCTTTATTTTCTCTGGAGCGCCCATTCATACACGCCAGTGGAGCCACAGCAAGCAGTTGCATAACACCCCCCTCCCGCTCATCCATTACGTAATGTTACTCTCTACCCTCTGTTTGGGGAAGGGAGAAGAGCCAATGtgtgtccccacacacacactcatgcatacacacaGCGCACTCCTTCGAGAGGGGAAAATGAGAGCGCCTCATCTTGCCTCTTGCCCCCCTTTGCTTCTCGTTCACCCGCCCTCGCCCCGCTCCCTTTCCTCCTCTTAGATGCTCGAGAACCAGGTGGAGGTGCGCcagaaggaggtggaggagctacAGAGCCAGGCGCAGGCGCTCCACCAGGAGGGCAAGGACACGGACGAGGTGGACGGGCGCCGCATTGTGGTGGAGCAAAAGTTCAAGGAGCTG
It contains:
- the sptbn1 gene encoding spectrin beta chain, non-erythrocytic 1 isoform X1, translated to MTTSVAAEYDHMEIQQQYSDVNNRWDADEWDNENSSARLFERSRIKALADEREAVQKKTFTKWVNSHLARVSCRITDLYMDLRDGRMLIKLLEVLSGERLPKPTKGRMRIHCLENVDKALQFLKEQRVHLENMGSHDIVDGNHRLTLGLIWTIILRFQIQDISVETEDNKEKKSAKDALLLWCQMKTAGYPNVNIHNFTTSWRDGMAFNALIHKHRPDLIDFDKLKKSNAHYNLQNAFNLAEQHLGLTKLLDPEDISVDHPDEKSIITYVVTYYHYFSKMKALKVEGKRIGKVLDNAIETEKMIEKYESLASDLLEWIEQTIIILNNRKFANSLVGVQQQLQAFNTYRTVEKPPKFTEKGNLEVLLFTIQSKMRANNQKVYMPREGKLISDINKAWERLEKAEHERELALRTELIRQEKLEQLARRFDRKAAMRETWLSENQRLVSQDNFGFDLQAVEAATKKHEAIETDIAAYEERVQAVVAVARELEAENYHDIKRITARKDNVIRLWEYLLELLRARRQRLELNLGLQKVFQEMLYIMDWMDEMKMLLLSQDYGKHLLGVEDLLQKHALVEADIGIQADRVKNVNATAQKFATDTEGYKPCDPQVIRDRVAHMEFCYQELTQLAAERRARLEESRRLWKFFWEMAEEEGWIREKEQILSSEDCGRDLTAVVRLLSKHKAFEDEMSGRSGHLQQTVREGEAMVAANHFGADKIRERVADIREQWAALGRLSAVRRARLEEALSLHQFQADADDIDAWMLDVLRIVSSVDVGHDEFSTQSLVKKHKDVAEEIASYRPVIDALHEQSRTLPGEHSSSEEVRNRLAGIEERYKEVAELTRLRKQALQDALALYKMSSEADACELWIDEKEQWLNSMEIPEKLEDLEVIQHRFESLEPEMNNQASRVAVVNQIARQLVHSGHPGEKEIKAQQDKLNTRWSQFRDLVDLKKDSLNSALGVQNYHLECNETKSWIREKTKVIESTQELGNDLAGVMALQRKLTGMERDLAAIEDKLGDLQKEAERLAAEHPDQAQAIMGRLAEITGVWEEMKATLRTREESLGEASKLQQFLRDLDDFQSWLSRTQTAIASEDMPNTLAEAEKLLTQHENIKNEINNYEEDYQKMRDMGEMVTQGQTDAQYMFLRQRLQALDTGWNELHKMWENRQSLLSQSHAYQLFLRDTKQAEAFLNNQEYVLAHTEMPTTLEAAEAAIKKQEDFMTTMDANEEKINAVVETGRRLVSDGNINSDRIQEKVDSIDDRHRKNREAASELLMRLKDNRDLQKFLQDCQELSLWINEKMLTAQDMSYDEARNLHSKWLKHQAFMAELQSNKEWLDKIEKDGKQLVAEKPETEEVVKEKLSALQKMWADLESTTQTKAQCLFDANKAELFTQSCADLDKWLVGLESQIQSDDYGKDLTSVNILLKKQQMLENQVEVRQKEVEELQSQAQALHQEGKDTDEVDGRRIVVEQKFKELLDPLRKRKNNLMASREIHQFNRDVEDEILWVEERMPLATSTDHGHNLQTVQLLIKKNQTLQKEIQGHQPRFNDIFERSQSILKDDGSTAQAIRQRLAELQQMWDLMIEETGKRHVRLEEAHKAQQYYFDAAEAEAWMSEQELYMMSEEKAKDEQSAVAMLKKHQILEQAVEDYAETVHQLSKTSRALVAAGHPESERINMRQSQVDKLYAGLKDLSEERRGKLDERFRLFQLNREVDDLEQWIAEREVVAGSHELGQDYEHVTMLQERFREFARDTGNIGQERVDAVNQMADELINSGHSDAATIAEWKDGLNEAWADLLELIDTRTQILAASYELHKFYHDAKEILGRILDKHKKLPEELGRDQNTVETLQRMHTAFEHDIQALGTQVRQLQEDAVRLQSAYAGDKADDIQKRENEVLEAWKNLLEACEGRRVRLLDTGDKFRFFSMVRDLMLWMEDVIRLIDAQEKPRDVSSVELLMNNHQGIKAEIDARNDSFTACVELGKTLLARKHYASEEIKEKLLQLTDKRKDMIDKWEDRWEWLRLVLEVHQFSRDAGVAEAWLMGQEPYLSSRELGQSVDEVEKLIKRHEAFEKSAATWEERFSALERLTTMELLEVRRQQEEEERRRQPAVTEGVPGADSDATQQREGEQISQNGLPSDQESPRDGVDGGDMVNGVAERSSKEPSPIPSPSGERKAKGGQASTLPAKTQDSPSAQLEGFLHRKHEWEGPNKKASSRSWHNVYCVINNQEMGFYKDNKNATQGIPYHNEIPISLKDAVCEVALDYKKKKHVFKLRITDGNEYLFQAKDDEEMNTWIQAITSAVSSGVTSDVTPSSQSTPASSRAQTLPVGVTLATESSPGKREKDKEKDKEKRFSLFSKKK